From Myxococcus virescens:
CCTCCAGGCGCTTCCTCCACGTGGACGCGGCCGCCGTGCGCGTCGATGATTTGCCGGACGATGTGGAGCCCCAGCCCCAGGCCGCCGCGCCGCTGGGCGTTGTCGCCCTGGGTGAAGCGCTCGAAGACGCGATCCCGGTCCGCGGCGGGAATGCCCGGCCCGCTGTCCTGCACCACCAACCGGGTCCTGTCGGGTGTGTGCGTCAGCGACACCTTCACCGGCTTGCCCGTGCCGTAGCGGAAGGCGTTGGTGAGCAGGTTGCTCACCACCTGCTCCATGCGCAGCCGGTCGAAGCGGCACGGGGCCGGCGCGTCCACGTGCGAATCCAGGCGCACGCCCGCAAGGCGGGCCTCCTCCGCGAAGCGGGAGACGACGTCCGACACCACGCCTGCCAGGTCTCCGTCGGCGAACTGGAAGTCCAGCTTCCCCGTCTGGATGCGGCTGACGTCCAGCAGGTTGTCCACCAGCGCGCCCAGCCTGCGCAACTGGCGCTCCGTGTTGTCCAGCTTCCCGGCGACCTTGTCCGAGCCGAGCGTCGCGCCGGGTGTGGATGCGCCCAGGCGCCGCAGCAGCTGCAACTGGAGGCGCAGGGACGTCAGCGGCGTGCGCAGTTCGTGGCTGGCCATGGAGAGAAAGTCGTCCCGCGTGCGCACCGCCTGTTGCAGCGCGGCCTCCGTCTCCTTCAGCGCGGTGATGTCCAGGATGGCCCCGCGCACCACCACGACGTTGCCCGTGGCATCGCGAATCACCGTTGCCCGGCTGGTGAGCCAGTGCCAGCTCCCGTCCGGCCAGCAGGTGCGGAAGGTGGACGTGTAGGCGTCCACGTGCCGGGTGAAGAGCGCGGCGACCTGGGCCTCCACCTCCGCGCGGTCCTCCGGGTGGATGGAGGCGAGGAACTTCTCGTGCGTCCACTCCGCCTGCGGCTGTGCGTAGCCGTAGAGCCGGTCATGCGCCTCGGAGCGGAACACCTGGCCGGTGACGAGGTTCGTCTCCCAGACGGCCATCTGCGCGGAATCGAGCGCCACCTGGAAGCGCTCGCCCAGCTGGCGGAAGCGCTCCTCGGTGCGCGCCACTTCGTTCTCCGCGTGCTGGCGCTGGGTGATGTCCGTGGCCAGCACCCACGTCTCGTCACCCACCACGCGGACCGTCACCTCCAGCCAGGTTCGCGACGGCAGCTCCGCCAGGAAGCGGCCGCCCTCGCGCGTGGTCAGCGCCGTCATCAACCGTTCGTGCAGCACCGTGCCCGACAGCCCGGGCTGCGCAAGCCAGGGTTCGTGGCCGCGCACCTGCTCGGCCGACACACCCAGCAGGGCGGCGGCGTGCGTGTTCAGCTCGCGGACGCGGCCGTGGGCGTCGAGCGTGAAGAAGGCCTCGCCCATCATCTCCTGCAGCACACACAACCGGGCCTCGGCGGACAGGCCGACTTCGTCGGCGGCGTGAGCAGGCAGCTCGGTGGTGACTGCGGGGGGCGGCTCCGAGGGACGACCGGGCTCGGAAGACGGAGCGAGTCTCATGGGGGCCGGGAAGGTCTCCCGGCCATCCGGAGGCGTCAAGCCGCCCGGCGTGGCGCTCGCGGGGGCTCCTGGTGAGTCAGGAGGCTCACGGCGCCGGTCCCTGCGCCCCCGTTTTCGGCCCCCCCCAGGCCGCCCCGACTCGCCCATGCGCGCTCAGCCTCCGTTCGCTGCCGCCGTGGGGTCCACCAGGGGTTCAGGCATGACCCAGAGCGCCGTGGGCTGAAGATAGGCCGCGTCGAATGCGAAGAGAATGCCCGTCCAGCGGTCCCAGAAGAGGGCCCAGTTGTACTCAGTGGGCGGCGAGGTGAGCGGGTTGCCGTCGCGGTCCGGCTGGCTGTAGGCGAAGTCCGCGTACGTCCACGTCATCGTCCCGAAGTCCGTGGTCAGCAGCGGGGTGATGGCGCGCAGCAGTTCGACGCGAGAGACCTCGTCCGGGCGCTGGACGGCGGGGGAGAAGACAGGCTGGGCCATGTCGTGCTGCTCACGCCAGGCGATGTAGTTGTTTCCCATGGCGATCAGCGCGTCACGCGCGGCCGGCGTGGGCGCCAGGCGGGCCTCTTCGTACAGCGCGAAGGCCGCCACCAGCAGGCTCTTCCAGTGCATGCCGGGGAAGAGGGTGTCGAACTCGAACGGGCGCGGCGTGTCGAAGGCGTGCGCGAGCGCGTAGTCATACGCCTGACGGGACTGGGTGGGCACCGCGTCCACCAGCGTGAACTCCGTGAGCACGCGCTCGGGCGTCACCACGCCGGCCCCCGCGCGCCAGTCCATGTAGAGGCGCCCCGAGCCGCCAATGTCCGTGAAGATGGCGAGGTTGCTCTCGTTCAGCGTGTGCTCCAGCGTGTCCACGATGCGCTCCGCCTTGTCGAGCGGGAGCACGCCTGGCGCGCTCGCGTAGAGCGCGGCGAAGCGGGCCGTGGTGGTGAGCAACGTGCGCGCGTCCAGCAGGGCCGCGCCATTGAGCGCCGTGGTGAGCGAGGCGAGCGACGCCGCCACGTCGAAGGGCAGGCCCGACAGCACCAGTTGCAGGCCCAGTTGCTGGACGGACAGATGCAGGGCGCCCGTGAGGCCCACGCGTCCCAGCGCCTGCTGAAGCGACAGGGACGGCTGGACGCGGGCGGCGCGGATGACGCTGCGGGCCAGTGACGCGCCGAGAAGGCCTTCGCCGCCGGTGCGAGAGGCATGCGGCGCGAAGACGAACCAGTTGGGCCGCACGGCGCTGGTGCCACCCGGGGTGAGGGTGGGGTCCAACAGCCCGCCGATTTCATAGGCCAGTTCGATGTAGCCCGCGGTGATGCGGTTGTTGTCCTCCAGCGGCGTGGTTTGGGCGTGGGACGTCGAGGCCAGCAGCACGCTCGCGACGAGCAGCGCGCGGGGCAGGCCCAGGGGGATGGGACGGGATGGGGTGAGGTGCATGAGAGAGGGAAGTAGCCACGCCCATGCGCCTTCCAATCCATTCCGCCACGCGCACGCGTCAAGCGTCCAACAGCAGACGCTCGCGCGGCTCACCTCACGGGCAGGGGCCGCAATCCTGTGCGCAACTGTCGTACCGGTTGGAGGTGCCACACTGCTCCGTGGCCTGACATACGCTGTCTCCACACACATTCACATTCGTGGGGGACAGCCGCGTGGTGATGGGGCGGTAGGTGACACCGCCGAGCGTGCACGTCTCGTAGTAGAGGCCGCTCGAGTCCAGCGCGCAGTGGGACGTGCAGGCGCCCACGTACACCATGGGGGCGCAGGGCACGAGCGTCTCCGTGCCATCGTGGAGCAGGCCCGCGCAGGCGCGCGAGGTGCTCTCCTGGGGGCTCAGCGGAGCGCGCTCCGCGCCCACGTGGACGCCTTCGGAGTTGAAGAGGTTGCCGAAGAAACACGACTCCTGCCGGGAATGCGTGGCGAGCTCCTGCGCCGTGTAGGGAATGACGGCGCCAGCGCCGTCCAGGCCGAGGATGGAGATGAGCAGCTCCTCGCCCAGCCGGTTGGCGTGGGCCGCCAGGCACGCGGAGACGACCTGCTGTTCGGCCAGCGTGGCCGGGCTGCCGCTGGCCCAGTCCGGCGCCAGCCCCAGGCCACCTTCCCACATGTACGACAGCTCCATCACGGGCTCTGTGTAGGTCCGCGTCTGCCCCGCGGGCACGGCGCAGCGGACCACGTAGCGCATCGCCATGTCGGCCAGTGAGGGATTGGCCTGGAACCAGGTGTTGAAGGCCTCCGACGACAGGCCATTGAAGGACAGCCCGTTGAATGACAATCCATTAAAGGACAACCCGTTGAATGACAGGCCATTGAAGGACAGCCCGTTGAACGACTCCTGCGGCTGCGTCCGCGCGCCGGTCGGGGACGCGGCGTCTGGCGGCGGAGGCTCGCAGCCAGCAATGCCAAGCATCGTCAGGGCGAGCATCGGAAACGTCTTCGGAAGCAGTGTCTTTTTCATCGACTCCCCAGTGGGTCCAGGTCGCCGGACGGCTCGCGGTGCAAGTGTCCGGGCGGGGCCACCCCGAGGAGTGCGGGCAGGGTGAAGGGTGGCCGGCGCGAAAAATTGCACCAGGGATGCGTGCGGGCAACCCGTACCCGCGGGCAATGTTTGTAGTCGCTGACAGTCGAGGCGTGCTGGAGGTGGGCAGGGGGTTCACACTGGCGGTGCCTCCTGGGGCGAGGGTGCCGTGGCGTTGTGGACGCGTCCGCGCGCGAGCGTCTCGTGCCGGATGCTGTCTGTGTTGAGGCCCGGAGCATGTGCCCGTCACGCATGGGCGGTGTTCGTTCCGCGTGGTGTCATCTCTTCAGCGGGAACGGGCATCGCAGGAGCGTGCGATGGGTGATGTGTCCTCCAGAAGGTTGGCAGGCTCCGCGGCGGGCATGCTGAGGGCACTGCCCGGCCAGGAGTCCCAGCCGGCCTCCGCGACGCCTCCCGAGGGCTCCGTGGCGCTGGTCTTCACCGACGTCCAGGGCTCCACGCGGCTGTGGGAGCGTTGTGGCGCGGGCATGCGTGATGCGCTGGAGGTGCATGACCGCGTCCTGCGCTCCCTGCTGGTCGGCAGCACCGGCTACGAGGTGAAGACGCAGGGGGACTCCTTCATGATTGCGTTCCCCTCGGTGCTGGAGGCGCTGACGTGGTGCCTGGCTGCGCAGGACGCGCTGCTGCGCGCGCCCTGGCCGGTGGACATCCTCTCCCAGCCCGAGGCCGCCGAAGAGGTGGGGCCCGGAGGCCTGTTGTTCCGGGGCCTGCGGGTCCGCATGGGCGTGCACGTGGGCGAGCCGGAGTGCCGCGTGGACGCGCGCTCCGGCCGGACGGACTACCTGGGCCGCATGGTGAACGTGGCGGCGCGCGTGGCGGCCGCGGGCCATGGAGGTCAGGTCCTGGTGAGTGGCGGCGCCTGGGCGCAGGCCGCGCAGGCGTTGGAGCCGCTGGGCCGGCCCGCGGTGCGTCCCCTGGGCGCGTTCCGATTGAAGGGCATCGATGATGCCGTGGCCCTGGTGGAGGTGCTGCCCGCGCACCTGTCGGAGCGGCGCTTCGGGGTTCCACGTGCGCCGAGAGATCGCCAGGGGAACGTGCCCGTGCTCCAAGAGGGACTGGTGGGGCGAGGCCTCGAACTCGGGCAGCTCCGCCGCTGGCTCGCGGATGGCGCGCGGCTCGTCACGCTGCTGGGGCCGGGTGGCATGGGCAAGACCCGGCTGGCCACGTCCTTTGGTGCGCTGGAGCTGGAGTCGGGGGAATGGGAGGGCGGGGTGTGGCTGTGTGAGCTGGCCGAGGCCCAGACAGCGGAGGCGCTCTGCCTGTCGGTGGGCCATGCGCTGGGAATCCCCCTGCGCGCGGATGGTGACCCGACCGAGCCGGCGGAGCGGCTGGGGCGCGCGCTGAACGACTGTGGTGACGTGCTGCTCATCCTCGACAACCTGGAGCAGGCCGTGCAGCACCTGCCCGCCACGTTGGGGCGCTGGCTCCAACTGGCGCCTCGCGCGCGCTTCCTGGCGACGTCGCGCGAGGCACTGAGCCTACCCGGGGAGCGACTGCTGGACCTGGCGCCGCTCTCGGTGCCGGAGGAGGGCGAGTCCCGGCTGGAGGAGCTGGTCCGGTCGGACGCGGTGCGCCTGTTCGCGCAGCGGGCGCGTGAAGCCCGAGGCTGCTTCGAGCTGACGGCCGGCGAGGCGCCGATGGTCGCGGACATCGTGCGGCAGCTGGATGGAATCGCGCTGGCCATCGAGCTGGCCGCCGCGCGCATGGCGCTGTTGAGCGTGAGCCAGCTTCGGGAGCGGCTCACGCGTCGCTTCGAGCTCCTGCGCACGGGACGGCGTGATGGCCGCGCGCGGCAGGCGACGCTGCGAGGAGCCATCGACTGGTCCTGGAACCTGCTGGAGCCGGAGGAGCGGGCCGCGCTGGCGCGCTGCTCGGTGTTCCGTGGCGGCTTCTCGCTGGAGGCGGCGGAAGCGGTGCTGGGGCTGCCCCCGGACGGGCCCTCCGTGCTGGACGTGCTCCAGTCGCTGCGCGTCAAGTCGCTCTTGCGCGTGCTGGAGGCGGAGCTGCCCGGCGGTGACTCCCGGCTGGGCCAGTACGAGAGCATCCGTCAGTACGCCGCGGCCCGGCTGGCCGAAGAGGGCGTGGGCAATGCGGCCGCGTTGGCGGAGCGGCACGCGGATTGGTACCTGTCGCTGGCCCACGGCCTGCGCGCGCAGGTGCGCAGCCAGGGCGGCGCGGAGGCCTTGCAGCGGCTGGCCCTGGAGCGGGAGAACCTCCTGGCGGCGTGTGACAACGCCCTGGCCGTGACGCCCGCGACGTCGCGTTCGGTGGAGCGGGCGCTGGAGGCGTTGGTGGCGCTGGAGCCGGAGGTGGTGACGCGCGGCCCGGTGCGCTTGTTGCTCGAACGGTTGGACGCGGCGCTGGCGTTGACGGACCGGGTGATGGGCGCGCCCAGGTTGGTGGCCGAGGCCGTGGCGGTGCGTGGCCGCGTGTTCCTGGAGGCGGGCGACCTGGTGTCGGCCCGCCGGGATTTGGAGTGCGCACGCGCATCACTGAGGACGCTGGGCGCGGTGGCGGGCGAGAAGCGCGTGCTGGTGGACCTGTCGATTGTGGCTCGGCACGAAGGTGAGCTGTCCCAGGCCTGGGCGCTGGTGCGCGAGGCGCGGCTGTTGTCGTCGGAGGGCGACCGCTGGCTGGACGCCTACACCGTGGGAAACCTGGGGCTGGTGGAGCAGGCCCGCTGCGGCGCGGAGGCTGCCATTCCCCACCTGCGCGCGGCGCAGGCGCTCTTCCACGGCGTGGGCGACGTGACGTTCGAGGTGGGCTTCCTGTCCAACTGCGCGGTGGCCATCGGGGAGATGGGGCGCACGCGCGAGGCGATGAGCCTGCTGGAGGACGCGATGGTGCGCTCGGCCAGTGTGGGAGACCGGGCGGGGCATGCGCTGGCTCGCCTCAACCTGGGCTGCTACCTGCTGGAGGAGGGGCGCCCGCAGGAGGCGCGCGAGCACCTGCTTGCCGCTGCGCGCATTGGCCGGCAGTTGGGGCAGCGGCTGCTGGAGGGCACCGCGCTGGGCGAGCTGGGGCGCGCGGAGTTGGCCCTGGGGTCGTGGAGCGAAGCCTGGGCCCGGCTGTCGGAGGCGGTGTCCGGCCTGGGGCGCGTGTCGCGCGGGCAGGTGCTGCGCTTCGCGGTGTACCGGGCCGTGGTGGAGGCGTGCGTGGGAGACGCAGCGGCGGCGGAGGCGAGCTTCGTCGTGCTGGAGGGCGCGCCGGAGCTGCGGGACGACCCGGTGCTGCGTGAGCTGGCCGCGCTGCTTCGCGCGGTGGTGGACCTGGCGGAGGCCAGGGCGGCCCGGGACGACGTCGCGCGGGTGCAGCGGGCTTTCGAGTCGGTCCGCCAGCGCATCGCGCGGGCCCGGAGCGCCCCGCCAGAGGCCGCCTCGTCGGACCTGCGTGGCGCGCTGGGCTTTCTGGAGGAAGCCCTGTGGCGGCTCACCTCGGAGCCCGAGGACGTGGAGGCCCTGGAGGTGGAGGGCCGGGGCGCCCCTGTCTGCGCCGGGGCTGCTTGACGCCCCTGAAACGGCTGTGCTTCAAGCGGCGCTTCCATGCCCGAAGCGCGCGTCACCTTCGTCTCCGTCGCCTCGCGTGAGTGCCGCCCATGAGGCCCGCCCTGCCCGAGCGGCTGCGGCGCATCCTGGACACGGTTGCATCGTTCGTCGTGGCGCACGCGGGCCCGCTGGGGGCCGCTGGGGTGGGGCTGTTGGCGTTCCTGGCCATCTACGGTCCGGCGGCGCTGAATCCCACCCGCCTGTCGTGGCTCATCCGTGACGACTTCAGCCAGCACCTGCTGGGCTGGCTGTTCTTCCGCAACGAGCCGCTCCGCTTCCCGCTGGGCGCCATCGACGGCTACCTGCATCCGCTCGGGACGACGCTCGGCTACATGGATGCCATCCCCTGGGTGGCGCTGCTGCTGCGGCCGTTCTCCAGCCTGCTGCCCGCCGACTTCCAATACATCGGTCCGTGGATGTGCTTGTGCCTGGTGCTCCAGGGCGCCTCGTCCGCGTGGGTGGCGCGGCGGATGGGCGCGACGGTGCCGCAGCAGTGGCTGGTGGGCGCGCTGCTCGTGCTGTCGCCCACGCTGCTGGCGCGCATGAGCATGGCGCACGAAGCGCTGTGCGCGCACTGGGCCATCGTGCTGCTGGTGGGGCTGAACCTGATTCCGCATCGGGATGCGCGCGAGGCGAAGCAGGCGCTGGGCATCGCGCTGGCGCTGTGCGTGTTCGCCGCGGGCGTGCACCCCGTGATTACCGCCATGGTGCTGCCGCTCGCGCTGGCGTTGTGCATGCGGACCGCGCTGGAGCGGAGGCTGCCCTGGCGGTGGCCCCTGCTGGGCGCCGTGGTGAACGTGGGCGTGGTGCTGGTGCTGTTCTACGTGCTGGGCTACCTCGGCACGGTCCGCACCCTGGGCGCTGGCGCCTTCGGTGGGTTCTCCGCGGACCTCCTGGCGTTCGTCAATCCGATGGGCTACCGGGAGTCCTGGTCGCGCTTCCTGGGGGCGCTGCCGAGGCAGGGCGCCCAGTACGAAGGCTTCGGCTACCTGGGGCTGGGCGTGCTCTTCGCGCTCTGGGCCGCGCTCATCCTGCTCGTGCGGGACGCGCCGCTCGTCGCGCGGCAGTGGCGCAGGCTGGCGCCGGTGGGGCTGGTGGCGCTGGGCCTGGGCTTCTTCGCGCTGTCCTCGCGCATCACCCTGCAAGGCGAGCTCATCGCGGACCTGACGGGCCTCTATGCGCCGGTGATGCGGTGGGTGGAGCCCTTCCGTTCCTCCGGCCGCTTCGTGTGGCCGCTGTACTATCTGCTGGCGCTGGGCTCCGCGCTCGCGCTCATCCGCCTGCCTCGGCCCACGGTGGCGCCGTCGCTGCTGGCCCTGGCGCTGGTGCTGCAGGGCTTCGATGTGAACCTGGGGCGGGGCCACCAAGCGAAGGAAGGGCCGGCCTGGAACACGCAGCCGTCCGAGGCGCTGCGCGAGGCCGCCGTGGGACGCAAGCACCTGGTGCTCTACCCGCCGCAGATACATGACGGCTCCGGGCGGGGTTGCCGCGCCGGGCCCATGGACTTCCACCGCTGGGCCTATCGCGCCTACCTGCTGGGGCTCACCTTCAACAGCGGCTACGTCGCGCGACTGGATGACGCGCGCGCGCAGCCCTACTGCCTGGGGCTCGACGACGATATCCGGGCGGGCAAGCTCGACCCGGAGACCCTCTACCTCTCCATTCCGCAGCGGCTCCATGAGTTCCGCGCCATTCGCGGTACGCGCTGTGTGCAGGAGGAGCGACTGTGGATGTGCGTCCTGGAGCAGGCGCCCGCGGCTCCGCTGGAGCGCGCCTCGCCCTGAGTCCGGAGGGAGGACAGGGGGCGCGAGAGGGGGTATGGAAGGTGCGTGAGCGCTTCCTCTTCTCGCGGCATCCTCTTCGACCTCGACGGCACGCTGGTGGACTCGCTGCCGGACATCATCGACAGCTTCCTCCACGCCTTCGGGCACCTGGGGCTTCCGGCGCCGACCTACGAGCAGGTGCGTGCGCTCATCGGCCATCCGTTGGACTGGATGTACGGCCAGTTCGCGCCGGACCACGTCCCCGCGTTGTGCGTGGCCTACCGTGAGCACTACCCGCTCAACTTCCACCGGCGCTCGCGGCCCTATCCGGGCGTGGTGGAGGTGCTGCGCGCGCTGCGCGAGCGGGGCTACCTGCTGGCGGTGGCCACCACGAAGCGCCCTGACATGGCGCGCAAGTTCGTGGACGCCATGGGCCTGGGCTCGCTGCTCCACCACGTCCAGGGCACGGATGGCTTTCCGCACAAGCCCGCGCCCGACGTCATCCACCACGCGCTGGCGGCGCTGGGCACGGGCGGGCTGTGGATGGTGGGGGACACCGCGCTGGACTTGCGCGCGGGGCAGGCCGCGGGGCTGCGGACCTACGCCGTCACCTGGGGCACGCATCCGGTGGATGTGCTCGCGAGCGCCTCACCGGACGAGCTTCAGCCGGACCTGCAGCGGCTCCTGACGCACCTGCCGCCACTGGCGTGACAGCGGGCGTCTTCGGAGGTTGAAGCCAGCGCACGGCCCACCTGGATGACGGGGGGCAGGGCCTCGGGCGCTGGCCTCAGGTCGCGCTCAGTCCGCCGCCATCCCCGGGCACTTGCCCGTGTCCAGGTACTTCGCGTTCCGGTGGATTTCGGAGCTCAGCTTGTCCTGCCGGGCCGGGTCGACGGCGGTGTAGACGATGACGACGCCCTCCGGTGAGTCATGCACGCTGGCGATGGACGGCACCGACGGTGCGCCCGCGGAGCCCGGCTCCTCGCGGCCGCCCATCTCGTTGTAGTCCACGCCCGGTGGCTGGGCCATGCCGCTGCCGCCCGTGCCGTGCTCCTGCTGGAACTGCATCATCCTCCGGCTGCGCTGCTGGAGGTCCGCCACCTTGTCGGTTTCCGGCGTGACGATGATGAGGGCCACGCCCTCCGGGATGTCCTCCGCCCGCGCCTGCGCGCCCGACACGTCCATGGGGCAGTCCGTTTTCATCTCCGCCTGTGCGTTGGGCGGCAGGCCTTCGCCCTGCCGTGGCATCTGCTGCGCCGTGGGTGGCATCCCGCCCTGGGATGTCTTGGCATTTCTGGAGCAGCCGACCGAGAAACACATCACCGCCGAGGCGGCCAGCGCCGCCGGGAACCTGAGTCTGGACATGAGCCCCCCTTTGCTGAAAGTCCTGCGCGCAGAAGGTGGGGAGCGGTGCGCGGCGGTGGCAATACGCACTGACGTACCAGAGGGCCCGCCTCGGGGCCGATGCGCGTATTCGCGGCGCGACGGATGCGGCCTCGGTTCACGTCAGCCGCGAGACATCCTCGGGCGTGTCCACGTCGTCGCCCCCCCCGGGCAGCGGGACGTCCACCACGCGCGAGGCCACGCGCGCAATCACACCGCGCGCGCCCTGGTCCGGGCTGAGCGCCTCCAGCTCCGGGAAGACGTCACGCGCGAAGAGGGCGGGGACGCCTCGCGTGTCCTCGTAGGCGGAGGCCACCACGGACGCGCGAGTCCGTTCAAAGGTATCCAGCAGCGTGCGCAAGTGCGCGGCATCCACGCGAAGCTGGTCGCACAGCAACACGAGCACGGCGTCCAGCGCGGGGGGCTCCGTCTCCCGCAGCGCGCCGAGCCCCGCGCGCAGGGAGCCTCCAGGGCCCGCGGCCCAGTCCGCATGGTCCACGGTGCGCACGGCGAGGCCCGTGAGCTCCGCTGCGACCGCATCCCGCGACGCGCCCAGCACCACCACCACGGGGCCGCACCGCAAGGATGCCGCGGCCTCGGCGGCGCGCCGCACCAGCGTCGAGCCCTGGTAGCGCACCAGCTGCTTGGGGTGGCCCAGCCGCGAGGAGCCGCCCGCGGCCAGCAGCACCACGCCCACCGTCATGCGAGCCTCCGCACCGGCGGGGGCGCGGCGGTGTGGATGGGCGCGCGCCGCTCGCGAAGCTTGCCGCCCTCGCGTCCGGCGACCACCGCTTGAAGCTCGGCGATGATGGACAGGGCGATTTCCTCCGCGCCTTCCGCGCCCAGGTCCAGGCCCACGGGCGCGTGCAGCTTCTCCAGGTGCGCGTCGGTGGGCGGGGAGGGCAGCTCCGCGAGCAATCGCTCGGTGCGCGAGCGAGGTCCCAACACGCCCAGATAGCGCAGGGGCCGTGGGAGGAGCCCCGCCAGCAGCTCGCGGTCCTGCGGCAGGCTGTGTGTCATCAGCACGGCCAGCGCACGGGGCGACAGGGGCACCGCACCGGGTGCGTCCGGAGCCTTCGCCGACACCACCGCATGGGCCTGGGGAAAGCGGCGCCGCAGGGCCTGCGCGGGCCGGTCCGCCACCACCGTGACATGCCAGCCCAGGGCCGCGGCCTGGTTCACCACCGGGGCCACGTCGAAGCCGCTGCCGAAGAGCACCAGGGGATGGGGCGGCTCCACGACTTCCACCAGCACGTCCGCGCCGCCGCAGGGGCCACTCCACGTCCGGCCCGCCTCCAGCGCCTCGCGTGCGGCTTCGCGCACGGCGTCTCCCAGTGCGCCGGACAGCTGGCCCGTTTCGGTGCCGTCATCGCGGAGCCTCAAGCGGGCACCCACGGCGTTCGCGGGGCCCCGGTACACCGTCGCCACCACCGCCCGGCGTCCCGCTTCTCGCGCCTCGGCGGCGAAGGCGAGGGCCTCGCCCGCGCCCGCCTCCCAGCGCTCCAGCAGCACGTCCACCACGCCGTTGCAGCCCAGCGCGAAGGAGAAGGCACCTTCGTCCTCCGCGGTGTCGCTGGTGGAGTCGTAGCGCAGCAGGCGGGGCCCGGTGTTGGTCCAGAAGAAGGCCTTGCGGACGACGTCGGCCTCCAGGCAGCCGCCGCTGATGCCGCCCGCGAGCCATCCGTCCTCGCTCATCAACATCCGCGCACCCGGCCGCCGGTAGGCGGAGCCCGATACCTCGACCACCGTGGCCAGGACCAGGGGGCCGCGAGCTTGCGCCCGCGCGCGGAGGATGGCGTCCAGGTCCTTCATGTCTCGTCGTCCTTGGTGGGGGTGACTGGAACGCGACGAGAAACTGTAGTCGGCGCCATTCCATCCCGGCCAGTGACGTTCTTTCGCGGGAGCGCCCCGGGGCGGGCCTGGGGCGACACTCGACACACGCGGCGACTGGATGAATCCTCGCGGCTGGGGTGTAGTTCCCATCCGCATGCCCGTCCTGCGTTACGCCTTCACCCTGAATGCCGTGCGTGAGCTCGGCCGTCTGGCTCCGGACATCGCCCGGGCACGGGCGGAGGCGGCTCTGGACACGAGCCTCCTGCACATCCGCGAAGCCTGCACGGCCGCGCTGGGCATGGAGTTCGAGACCCTGGTGTGCTTCGACGCGCGCTCCGTGGTCCGCCTGTTCTCACACGCGGAGCAGGCCCGCATCCTGGCACGGCTGGTGGACGAGCGGGCACGCACGCTGGCGCGGCTGGGTCGCTTCCAGGAGGCGCTCGAGGACACCGTCTACGCGGGGCAGTTGCTGGCGTGCTCGCGCCAGCGCTTCGGCCTGCCCAAGGATGCACGCGCGGCGGAGACGCTGGAGCGCGAGGTGCCCGAGCTTCGTTGACCCACGCGTCGTGGGCCGCGCTTCACCGGGAGCGCTCG
This genomic window contains:
- a CDS encoding sensor histidine kinase, yielding MGESGRPGGGRKRGRRDRRREPPDSPGAPASATPGGLTPPDGRETFPAPMRLAPSSEPGRPSEPPPAVTTELPAHAADEVGLSAEARLCVLQEMMGEAFFTLDAHGRVRELNTHAAALLGVSAEQVRGHEPWLAQPGLSGTVLHERLMTALTTREGGRFLAELPSRTWLEVTVRVVGDETWVLATDITQRQHAENEVARTEERFRQLGERFQVALDSAQMAVWETNLVTGQVFRSEAHDRLYGYAQPQAEWTHEKFLASIHPEDRAEVEAQVAALFTRHVDAYTSTFRTCWPDGSWHWLTSRATVIRDATGNVVVVRGAILDITALKETEAALQQAVRTRDDFLSMASHELRTPLTSLRLQLQLLRRLGASTPGATLGSDKVAGKLDNTERQLRRLGALVDNLLDVSRIQTGKLDFQFADGDLAGVVSDVVSRFAEEARLAGVRLDSHVDAPAPCRFDRLRMEQVVSNLLTNAFRYGTGKPVKVSLTHTPDRTRLVVQDSGPGIPAADRDRVFERFTQGDNAQRRGGLGLGLHIVRQIIDAHGGRVHVEEAPGGGAAFVVDLPR
- a CDS encoding ATP-binding protein, which translates into the protein MPVTHGRCSFRVVSSLQRERASQERAMGDVSSRRLAGSAAGMLRALPGQESQPASATPPEGSVALVFTDVQGSTRLWERCGAGMRDALEVHDRVLRSLLVGSTGYEVKTQGDSFMIAFPSVLEALTWCLAAQDALLRAPWPVDILSQPEAAEEVGPGGLLFRGLRVRMGVHVGEPECRVDARSGRTDYLGRMVNVAARVAAAGHGGQVLVSGGAWAQAAQALEPLGRPAVRPLGAFRLKGIDDAVALVEVLPAHLSERRFGVPRAPRDRQGNVPVLQEGLVGRGLELGQLRRWLADGARLVTLLGPGGMGKTRLATSFGALELESGEWEGGVWLCELAEAQTAEALCLSVGHALGIPLRADGDPTEPAERLGRALNDCGDVLLILDNLEQAVQHLPATLGRWLQLAPRARFLATSREALSLPGERLLDLAPLSVPEEGESRLEELVRSDAVRLFAQRAREARGCFELTAGEAPMVADIVRQLDGIALAIELAAARMALLSVSQLRERLTRRFELLRTGRRDGRARQATLRGAIDWSWNLLEPEERAALARCSVFRGGFSLEAAEAVLGLPPDGPSVLDVLQSLRVKSLLRVLEAELPGGDSRLGQYESIRQYAAARLAEEGVGNAAALAERHADWYLSLAHGLRAQVRSQGGAEALQRLALERENLLAACDNALAVTPATSRSVERALEALVALEPEVVTRGPVRLLLERLDAALALTDRVMGAPRLVAEAVAVRGRVFLEAGDLVSARRDLECARASLRTLGAVAGEKRVLVDLSIVARHEGELSQAWALVREARLLSSEGDRWLDAYTVGNLGLVEQARCGAEAAIPHLRAAQALFHGVGDVTFEVGFLSNCAVAIGEMGRTREAMSLLEDAMVRSASVGDRAGHALARLNLGCYLLEEGRPQEAREHLLAAARIGRQLGQRLLEGTALGELGRAELALGSWSEAWARLSEAVSGLGRVSRGQVLRFAVYRAVVEACVGDAAAAEASFVVLEGAPELRDDPVLRELAALLRAVVDLAEARAARDDVARVQRAFESVRQRIARARSAPPEAASSDLRGALGFLEEALWRLTSEPEDVEALEVEGRGAPVCAGAA
- a CDS encoding DUF6311 domain-containing protein, whose product is MRPALPERLRRILDTVASFVVAHAGPLGAAGVGLLAFLAIYGPAALNPTRLSWLIRDDFSQHLLGWLFFRNEPLRFPLGAIDGYLHPLGTTLGYMDAIPWVALLLRPFSSLLPADFQYIGPWMCLCLVLQGASSAWVARRMGATVPQQWLVGALLVLSPTLLARMSMAHEALCAHWAIVLLVGLNLIPHRDAREAKQALGIALALCVFAAGVHPVITAMVLPLALALCMRTALERRLPWRWPLLGAVVNVGVVLVLFYVLGYLGTVRTLGAGAFGGFSADLLAFVNPMGYRESWSRFLGALPRQGAQYEGFGYLGLGVLFALWAALILLVRDAPLVARQWRRLAPVGLVALGLGFFALSSRITLQGELIADLTGLYAPVMRWVEPFRSSGRFVWPLYYLLALGSALALIRLPRPTVAPSLLALALVLQGFDVNLGRGHQAKEGPAWNTQPSEALREAAVGRKHLVLYPPQIHDGSGRGCRAGPMDFHRWAYRAYLLGLTFNSGYVARLDDARAQPYCLGLDDDIRAGKLDPETLYLSIPQRLHEFRAIRGTRCVQEERLWMCVLEQAPAAPLERASP
- a CDS encoding HAD family hydrolase — translated: MSASSSRGILFDLDGTLVDSLPDIIDSFLHAFGHLGLPAPTYEQVRALIGHPLDWMYGQFAPDHVPALCVAYREHYPLNFHRRSRPYPGVVEVLRALRERGYLLAVATTKRPDMARKFVDAMGLGSLLHHVQGTDGFPHKPAPDVIHHALAALGTGGLWMVGDTALDLRAGQAAGLRTYAVTWGTHPVDVLASASPDELQPDLQRLLTHLPPLA
- a CDS encoding nucleotidyltransferase family protein, with product MTVGVVLLAAGGSSRLGHPKQLVRYQGSTLVRRAAEAAASLRCGPVVVVLGASRDAVAAELTGLAVRTVDHADWAAGPGGSLRAGLGALRETEPPALDAVLVLLCDQLRVDAAHLRTLLDTFERTRASVVASAYEDTRGVPALFARDVFPELEALSPDQGARGVIARVASRVVDVPLPGGGDDVDTPEDVSRLT